The genomic segment GCTGGAGGTGGGCGAGGTTGCGGGCGGTACGGGCGAAGCCGATCCATTCGGTACGGACGTCCAGCGCGTCACCGAAGCCGGCCTGCGCCGAGGTGGTGCGGCGCCGGTAGCTGAGGGAGAGCGGGCACAGCGCCGTGCGCGGCGTCAGCCCACGGACGGCACGGCTCAGCGGCACCGGCCGGTGGGCGTACAGGGCGCGCAGTTCCTCCCGGACCTCGTGGGCGAACTCCTGGAACGGGGCGTGCGGTCGGGGGTGTGTGAAGAGCGGCAGCTCGTTGACGTGGAGCCCGGCCCGTCCGGGTGTGGCCGGGGCGCGGGTCGAGAGCTCGACGGCGGTGGCGGGCTCGGTGTTGCCGTAGCGCAGCAGGAGCGCGTGCCAGGTGGCGGTCAGCAGTTCGAACCGGGTGAGGCCGAGCGCGTGCGCGGTGGCGGTCAGGCGGGCGTGCCGCCGGCCGCCGAGCCGGAAGTCGGCGGCGTTGCCGGGAGCGGGTGCGACCGGGTCCACCAGGGAGTGTGCGGCCTGCCCCGGAAGGGCCGGTGCGGAGCTCTCCTGCCAGCGGCCGTCCCAGAACCGGGCCGCGGCGTCGACGGCCTGCCCGGTGAGGGCGGGCGCGGACGAAGGGGGTGTGCGCCGGTCCGTGGGCGCGGTGGCGGGGGCAGGGGCGGCAGGGTCCTGGGTCGCGGCCCGGTAGTGACGTGCCAGCCCGGACACGTACACGTCCTTGGACTCGCCGTCGAAGACGATGTGGTGGGCGACCAGCAGCAAGGTGTGGCAGCCGGGTCCGGTGGTGAAGAGGGTCGGGCGGACCAGGGCACCGTCCGGGGCGAACGCGGTGGCTGTCTCCTCCTCCTGGAGCTTCTCCAGGTCCGCGGGGGTGCAGGTGTGGTGCCGCACGGCGGGAACCGGCCCGGGGACCAGACACGGCCCGGCGGGGTCGACGCGGGCGGCGAGCACCGGGTTGTCGTGCACGAACCGGGTCCACGCGGTGTGCAGGGCCGCGAGGTCCAGCGGCCCCCGGAAGTGGAGCGCGACGCTGAGGTGATAGGCCGAACCGGTCCGCATCGCCTGTTCGGTGACCCAGACACCGTGCTGGGCCGGGTCCAGCGGGGCAGGATCGAACGGGACGGGTTCGGGCGCGGCCCGGCCGAGCGGGGCCGTGGCTGCGGAGGGTGTGGGCAGGGTCATGAGATCGCCTCGTCGTCCAGAAGCCGGTGCAGTTCGCGTTTGAGGACCTTGCCGCCCTCGTTGCGGGGCAGGGAGTCGCGGAAGAGGAACCGGGCCGGGAGCTCGTGCGCCGCCAGCCGGTCCAGCAGGAAGGAGCGCAGCCCGGGGACGTCCAGCTCGCCGTGCCGCGGTACCACCACGGCCGCCACCACACTGCCGAGCACCGGGTGCGGGATCCCGAAGGCCGCGGCATCGGCGATCTCGGGATGGGCGTGCAGGGCGTTCTCCACCTGGATCGTGGAGACCTTGTACGCCCCGGACTTCACCACATCGCGCTCCCGGTCCAGCAGGTGGAGGTAGCCGTCGTCGTCCAGCATCCCGAGGTCGCCCATCCGCACCCACCGGCCCTGGAAGACGTCCGTGCGGCTTCCCTCCGGTCCGAGGTAGGAGCGGGGCGAGGCGGGAGAGCGCAGCCAGATCTCACCGGCCTCGCCGGCGGGAACGGGGCGGCCCTCAGGGTCGGTGATCCGCAGCTGGTCGAGCGCGGCCGGCAGGCCGGGCGAGCCCGGACGGCCGGGATCGAAGAGAAGGGTGATCTGTGCGGGCGCGGCCTCGGTGGAGGTGTAGTAGTTGACGATCTGCGCACCCTCGAAGACCTGCGACAGGCGCAGCGCGACGGGCTGCGGCAGCGCCGCGGCGGTGGAGCCGACCAGCCGGACCGAGCTCAGGTCGCAGCGCGACAGGGCCGGGGAGGCCAGCAGTTCGATGGCGGTCGCCGGCACCAGGAACACGCTGCCGACCGTGTGCTCCTCGATCAGCCGGGCGAACCGCAAGGGGGTGAACTGCGGGGCCGCGACACCGGTGGCTGCCGCGTTCAGGCAGTTGACGAGCATCGTCTGGCCGGCGTTCGTCCCTATGGGAAAGCTGTGGAGGAAGGTACGGGAGTGCCGCAGCGGCCTGCGTCGTTCGTCGAGGGTGCACCCGTGGGCCAGGTTGGCGTGGGTCGCCCGAACACCCTTGGGCAGGCCGGTGGTGCCGGAGGTGTAGAGGTACTGCGCGGGCGCGCCGGGAGCGGGCAGCGTGATGTCCGGCGCCTCCTCGCCGGCCTCGGCCTCGATCAGGTCGCCCGGCGCCGCCCACACCCCCTCGGGCAGCCGTGGCGGCGGTCCGTCCGACGCGTGCAGGACGGCGACCGCCCGGCAGTCGCTCAGGACGTGCGCGGCGGCGGCCGGTGCCATGCGGTCACTGAGCGGTACGGCGACCCCGCCGGCCCGCAGAACCGCGCAGTAGGCGACGGCGTACTCCGTCCAGCGGGTACTGCCGTACCACAGCCCCACCGGCTCACCGGGGCCCAGCCCGCGCGCGAGGAGGCCTGCGGCGAGGGCGGCGGAGCGGCGCTGCCAGCTGCCGAAGTCGAGGCTGCTCCCGCCGTTGTGCAGCGCGGTGCGGCCGGGGTGGAGTGCGGCCCGGTGGGCCAGCACCTCCAGCAGGGATCCGGGAGGCGGCGCGGCGGCCGCGCGCCGGGGCGCGGTCACCGCTGTGCCCCGGCCGGCACCGGAGCGGTGTCGGCCTCCGCGGACGCTTCGCGCTTCTTCTGCGCCGCCGCCAGGGCCTGGGCACGCTCCCTGAGCCCGATGAGGTCGTCCGGCTCGGCGTCCGGCACGTCCCGGTCGAACCGGGCGAGCACCGGCCAGCGCAGGGCGAAGGCCACCAGGACCAGCATGACGAGGCAGAACAGCAGGTACATCAGGCCGATTCCGCGTCCCGGGCCGGTCCCGAGCACCCGGCCCACGCTGCCCGCCAGCACCCCGTCCTCGGCCAGCAGCGGGTCGAACAGCTTGACGCCGAGGGGCGCGATGAGACCGTGGCCGATCGGCAGTGTGGACCAGGCCACCAGCGTGTTCAGTGCGAAGACCCTGCCGTGGAACCGCTGCGGCACCTTCACCTGCACGATCGTCGAGTACACCCCGTTGACCATCGAGATGGCGCAGGCCATCCCGAAGGCTCCGGCGCCGATCACCCAGAGGTCGGCGCGCAGTCCGGTCACCGCGCTCGCCAGGGCGAACACGGCGGCCAGCGCCAGCATGCCGCGCACCCGGTGTCTGCGGGGTCCGCCCCACACCCCCATGAGCAGTCCGCCCACGACGGCTCCGGCGCCGCCCGCCATCGCCACCCCGGCCGCGTCGTCCAGGGTGCCGAAGGACAGCACCAGCGGTGTCACCAGCAGGAAGAGGGGCGAGAGGAAGAGGTTCAGTACGGCGAACCACAGCAGCATCGAGCGGAATCCGCGGTTGTGCCAGGTGTACGTGAACCCGTGTTTGATCTCCTCGACCACCGGTTCCCGGCGGCTCCACGGCAGCGTCCGGGGGAATCTGACGCACAGCAGCACGCCCACGGCGACGACATAGCTGAGGATGTCGAGGATGAGCACGCCGCGCAGCCCGATGCCCGCCATGAGCGCGACCGCTACCAGCGGTACGACGAACTGCGCTGCGCCGAAGGCGAGTTGTACGGCTCCGTTGGCGTGTCCGAGGTACTGCTTCGGGACCAGTTGCGGAACGGCCGAACTGTAGGCGAGGCGCTGGAAGGTCAGCGCCACGGACAGCACGGCGAGCAGTACGTACAGGTACCAGGTGTCCAATTGCCCGGCCAGCAGGAGGGCCAGCATGGCGACCTGGCTGAGTCCGGCGGTGAGGTCACCGGCCAGCATGACCTTGCGGCGGTCGAAGCGGTCGACCACGGCTCCGGCCAGCGGACCGATGAGAATGCCCGGCAGCATCGCGACGACGGAGTAGAGCGCGAACCGGGTCATCGACCCGGTCTCCAGCAGAATCCAGATGGGCAGGGCGAATTCGGTGAGCGCGGACCCCATGATGGAGGCGAGCTGGCCGAGCACGACCGTGAGGAAGCGGGCCATGCCCGGTTCCGGCCCGTCCGTGTCCCGCGCCGGGGCGCCGGTCCGGTCGGACGCGCTGCCGCCTCCGCGTGGGCGGCGCGGGCCGGGGGCCCCGTCCGGTTCCTGGCCGGCGGCCGGCTTCGGGTCCGCACCCTCCGGCCCGTCCGTGTCCCGTGCCGGGGCGCCCGTCCGGTCTGACGGACCGGCCGCCGACTCCGGAGGACCCGTCTCCCCGTGGAACCACCACGCCGCGTCCGGGGTCCGCTCCGGCAGCGACGCGGTGGTCTCCTCGCGCAGGGCGCGGTGCACCGTGGTGACCGCCTCGGCGACCTCCGTGGCCCGGTACTTGACGAAGAAGTGGCCGCCCTGGTCGATCACCGCGACCGCCGAGCGCTCGGCCAGCAGCAGCCACTCCCGGTAGCGCTCCTGGTAGAAGTCGGCAGCCGGATCGCGGTCACCCACCAGCGACACCAGAGGTGCGCGCAGCCGTGGTGCTCCCGCCTCCACATCGGCGATCGCGCCGGTGAAATAGTCCTCCGCGGCCTGCGAATCGCGGCGCATGTTGCCCACGATGAACGCGGTCTGTTCACGGTCGAGCTGGGAGGTGTCGACCCCCATCCCGGTGAGCCAGTTGACGTAGACCCGGTTTCCGAGCAGCGCCTCCAGGGAGGCGATCCGGCTCAGCGTCCCGAGCACGCGGCTGCGCGGTCGTGCGAAGGGGAACTGCGCTCCGGCGTAGACCGCTTCGAGTTCCCGGCCCGACGCCTCCAGCAGGCGTGCCGTCGCCACCGCCAGCGCGGTGCCGACGCCGCAGTGCCCGTACACGATCAGGGGGCCCTCGACACGTTCCTCGATCTCGGCGGCGAGCTTCCCGGCCAGCTCTCCGAACGGCAGGTGCTCCTCGGTGACGCCGACGTCGTGACCGGGTATCGCGACGGACCAGAGCTCGTGGTCGTCGGGAAGCAGGTCGGCGACGGGCTGGTAGACGACCGCGCTGCCGCCTCCGTACGGAACACAGACCACGGTGGCGCGCCGACGCGCGGCAGGGACCTGGGGGGTCAGCCGGTGCAGCAGTCTGCGGGGGCCCCGGGCGTCCTCGGGCAGTTCCGCCAGC from the Streptomyces sp. NBC_01335 genome contains:
- a CDS encoding class I adenylate-forming enzyme family protein, translated to MTAPRRAAAAPPPGSLLEVLAHRAALHPGRTALHNGGSSLDFGSWQRRSAALAAGLLARGLGPGEPVGLWYGSTRWTEYAVAYCAVLRAGGVAVPLSDRMAPAAAAHVLSDCRAVAVLHASDGPPPRLPEGVWAAPGDLIEAEAGEEAPDITLPAPGAPAQYLYTSGTTGLPKGVRATHANLAHGCTLDERRRPLRHSRTFLHSFPIGTNAGQTMLVNCLNAAATGVAAPQFTPLRFARLIEEHTVGSVFLVPATAIELLASPALSRCDLSSVRLVGSTAAALPQPVALRLSQVFEGAQIVNYYTSTEAAPAQITLLFDPGRPGSPGLPAALDQLRITDPEGRPVPAGEAGEIWLRSPASPRSYLGPEGSRTDVFQGRWVRMGDLGMLDDDGYLHLLDRERDVVKSGAYKVSTIQVENALHAHPEIADAAAFGIPHPVLGSVVAAVVVPRHGELDVPGLRSFLLDRLAAHELPARFLFRDSLPRNEGGKVLKRELHRLLDDEAIS